The DNA window TTGACTTTTGTAATTTCCTCTCCTTTTTTAGCAACATCTTTTTCCTTCTTTGACCGCAATTGATCCTTCACTTTTTTTAACTCACGGTTGTGGAGAGATTTCACATTCTTCAACCGTTATCTTTTTTTTTGCACCATTATCCCCTTAATACaccccttcatcctacaaaaaaaattgttaaaaaaacaaataagcaattttatttttaattattcctatttctaagaaacaattctaattaaaaaagaaaatgctaactaactaatataatcgacaactaatctaacaaattaagaaaactaatctaactaatgaaaacaaaatatacctaacaaacttttaaaaaaaacgttaatatatattttgtaaaacttttttttatatataaatacccaaggtaattaattaaataaaaccttaaatattctaagtataataacttccctAAGTATTGTAACATAGataaattactaccttaacttattaagaatctcaaatcaattatttttaaaaactcaattgttttaaaaaataatcgtctttaaaataaatcgtgcactgagcccgtgaatgaatttaaaaaatttgtatatgctcaaatttatcaaaaacataaactataaaattggagGTGAAAATGAATGTCTACAAATATGAATTCAGTATTAGTATTAAAAAAAGAtgatttaaagtttatttaaatagtaaaaaaaatataataatacattacATTTGACCACATTATTAGATTCTTATAGCCACCTTTTTAGCGACTGTAATTTACGGTAGTCACTATTTTAACGACGGTACCTAATCATGTAGCTATATTTTAGCTGATGGACCAATAGCAATGGTTAATAGTGGTTAATTAAATGTGCCTATTTTTAGCATCGGTAAAGTGGCCAATAACGATGATATTTTCCGTTGTCTTTCCTCATTTTACTAGTATGACCCTCACGGGTTGGCAAGGCTGCCTAGTTGAACCGTTGACTCACTAATCGGTGGCTGATGTCGGACGTCTATGGTTGTTGGCCTCCGCCCATGGTTGTGCATGTTAGTTGTCCTGATTTTTTTAGGccgtatattttttttcaaacttaaacactGTTAGTTCTATGTTTCATTTCTAAtatagtttatctatttaataaaatatgtataccacttaagtttattttaaaatggttagagtttaattattttgtaaacagATATATGTTAcgtaatttcaaaataattatttgtctcAATTCCGTACAATGAAtccgaataaaaatatttctttaaatcaTTTGTTagcttaaaattatttattatggtGTAGAAATGAGTGTACAAATATatctaaaaatgtattaaaaattattattttatacactttaaaaaaagttacatctaattcaataaatatttaaaaaattaaacagatatatataaaaaataaaaatatttttttaaatcatttgttagcttaaaattatttattatggtATAGAAATGAGTGTATACAAATATatctaaaaatgtattaaaaattattatttttatacactttaaaaaaaagttacatctaatttaataaatatttaaaaaaataaacagatatatatatatatatatatataaattacctTTTATTTGTGTATTctgaaaatttattaaaacactgattattataattcaattaatcttttaaattaaatacaaataaacttactttttctactttttcaaaagcttaaatatattatattttcattccCATTCCCAAtgatatacatatatattattataatataagattagttgaatatataattctatttaaatAGAGAAAGGTAGTTAATTTGTGTTGAATTGTGTCATTAAAGTAGATCATGGCTATTTTGAATCCAAGGTCCAATGTGATCCTAGTCTTAGTAACGACGATAATAATAATGGTTACAATTAGAGTAAAAGCAAAAACCAATTCTCCCATGTCTTCCTATAATCGTACTAGCTTTCCTCGTAATTTTATCTTTGGAACTGCTACCTCATCTTATCAGGTAACGAGGATgtaacaatttaatttttttattataattttataaatatttataaaggaaaattaatcaatgaaatgattttatcatCTCCACGTGTTTGATTAATTGTAGACTGAAGGTTGCGCAAAGGAGGATGGAAAAGGTCCAAACATATACGATATTTTTACACATAAGTTCCCAGGTCTCTTTCTTTACATGTACTTTctataattaattcttaataagtCAATggttatttattgaaaataattgattatatataatttataataatgaagaGAAAGTTCTGGATAGAAGCACCGGAGACGTTGCTGATGACTTTTATCATCGCTACAAGGTACATatcatccatatatatatatttgaaaataatttttggagTTGGATATGAAGATtagtatgaatttatatttaaaaagtatttgaaaataatttttggaaTTGGATATGAAGATTAGTATGaattcagataaaaaaaaaaatcaatttttttgtaaatatactTTAAGGACTTGTTTGAAATATTGTCACTTGTAATATGTAAAATGTaatagtctaatgaattttattaaaacttcaTCTTGTTTAGTATGTGGTATAGATTATAACCTTTGTATATTGttccaaaattttcaataatattatattgaaacttgctaaataagaaaaaaaataatggaaattaataaaaggattaatatattatattatatatatatatatatatatatatatatatatatatatatatatatatatatatatatatatacctaattattaattatttgttttcttgATTTGGTTAGAATTCTCCTCCGgatcaaaaataattagaaccCATTATATAAGTTTGGGGATTGTTTTTAtgtgatttgtttttaaaataataatgtttggtgaaaattaataaatcaatttttattaaatgatccaaatattcttaataatactttaaaaaacTTGGACATTAAACAACCAAAATACCATGGTTATTACTTATGTTTTGGTAGTAAATATCATttacaagttcaaaatataataattaagccTTTGcccaaaaaaaattcttttgtcatttaaaaaaaaagagtaaaaaaatattcaataaaaaataagtattaacaaaattaatatgatctgaaaattggtcaaaatattactttttttacttttatttttctttttgcatagctattttattaatttacaaattgaTAATTATGACCATTTTTAAAAAGCGAATAAATGAAATTGtgatataaataacaaaaattataaattaatatcagGAGTGATTATGAATTAGGATAGAAATGGAAAGTGAATGATGATGGTGGGAAAAAAGATAAAGAGTTATGAGAGAGAATTGaagggaaaaaaaaaattggttatttTTTCGACTATTTTCTTAGTTTCCTTTTCCAAATTTCTTCTCCCTAtcatttattcatattaatattttgaatgatttttaagtAATGTCGTTAATGTCAGGAACATCAATACAGTATCTACGTTTTTATATATTctagtaatttatttaatatttaaaaactattataaaatgtatttaatatcTCGGTTTAATTAGAAACATATATGTTCTATTAAGTatttccaaacaaatatttgaaagaaTAAAGTTATAGCCCAACTTTAACCtctaagatatttttaaataaaccaaacactagtgtttttgtttattaagcAGGActattgtaaaaattaaaataatttgtatatgtAATAAGAATGTGATTGAATTCATTAATGAAGGAAGATGTGGGACTCATGAAGAACATTGGAATGGATGCTTTCAGATTTTCTATCTCATGGGCTAGAATATTACCTAGTAAGCTTAATTAATTTCatcaaatatcatatttaatatctttaattaaattataaatccCTTTAAACACTAATAAAAAGGTGAAAGATcgtaattatttagaaaataatttgaataaaaatctaaaattaatctaTATGTTAATTTGGTCCAATTATTGTGGGCTCTAAAGAAAAATAGACATTTTTAtgtgaattttaatattttctatatcTAAATTGTCAATTAGGAGGCAATCTCAGTGGAGGAATAAACAAGGCCGGCATAAAATTCTACAACAACCTCATCAACCAACTGCTATCTAAGGGTTTAATACAATTTCAtcttaattataacatttattaattttattcccttttaaaattaaattaataaaattgtatattttcttaattgggCATACAGGAATCCAGCCCTATGTAACAATCTTTCATTGGGATCTTCCCCAAGCTCTCGAAGATGAATATGGCGGCTTTCTTAGCCCTCGTATTGTGTAAAGTTTTGAACTCATTATCGTACAAACAAATTAGtgtattaatttaactttttatgtgTTGATTGATGTAGCGACGATTTTAAGGATTTTGCGGAGTTATGCTTCAAAGAGTTTGGAGATAGGGTTAAATATTGGATAACGATGAATGAGCCGTGGTCTTACAGTATTGGCGGTTACAATACAGGTCATATCGCACCTGGACGTTGCTCTGCATGGATGAACGCGGGATGTCCAGCTGGCGACTCTGGCACCGAGCCTTATATTGTTTCTCATAATCTCATCATTTCTCATGCAGCCGCAGTCAAAGTTTATAAGGACAAATATCAGGTACACATTATGGCCCAACTCTTAGTTCAAGATTCATAGAGGTTGAGTtaacttgatttttatttttctatgttGTAGGGTTACCAAAAGGGACAGATAGGGATAACTTTGTTGTGTTATTGGGCACATCCCTTTTCCAAAACCAAAGATGACAAGGAA is part of the Impatiens glandulifera chromosome 1, dImpGla2.1, whole genome shotgun sequence genome and encodes:
- the LOC124922781 gene encoding beta-glucosidase 12-like, which translates into the protein MSSYNRTSFPRNFIFGTATSSYQTEGCAKEDGKGPNIYDIFTHKFPEKVLDRSTGDVADDFYHRYKEDVGLMKNIGMDAFRFSISWARILPRGNLSGGINKAGIKFYNNLINQLLSKGIQPYVTIFHWDLPQALEDEYGGFLSPRIVDDFKDFAELCFKEFGDRVKYWITMNEPWSYSIGGYNTGHIAPGRCSAWMNAGCPAGDSGTEPYIVSHNLIISHAAAVKVYKDKYQGYQKGQIGITLLCYWAHPFSKTKDDKEAAQRAIDFNYGWFIDPIVYGEYPEIMRELVGKRLPKFTEKQVKLIKGSYDFVGLNYYSTNYAISVPSANSVNLSYITDAQVNFTNIRNGVALGKPTGLPGVYSYPKGLTELLVYTKEKYNDPIIYITENGAGDKSNLTTEGIKDIQRVSFYYNHLLAVENAIKVGVNVKGYFCWSFMDNFEWMSGYTVRFGLVYVDYKDGLKRYLKYSARWFKTFLNK